One Streptomyces sp. NBC_01217 genomic region harbors:
- a CDS encoding CotH kinase family protein has product MTGDKRDPVVPVRKRRVKDRLPVRLRHHWKPAGALCAGLAVAVYFFGDARVSPYVTSSSRVEADAITQNIEGTVDLYDASVSHSIQLTYEQTDFDKMMKEFKDEGTKDYISADLTIDGVHLEDVGIRLKGNSTLSSLRGNGKGMPGGGRNMPGNAGGQQGGPPGADQGAGGGRDRGQNTGGGPGTIEQQPGQKTENGATGGPPAATAGQDGTAGAPAGGQKGTGGAATGGQDSTGGAAGGQGGTGGAAGGSQGNAVGGPGGMVQYDLSAKKPEELPWLIKIDEYIEGRAYQGEREISLRPGADEQVPLNEALSLSLTKSSGQPAEAYSFSLVQVNNRPAVSRLMVDNPDTEYAEAIGDGNGMLYKARAGGSFEYRGDDPSDYETSFRQLNKVGSQDLEPLMKLIKWTDKASDKEFEEELHKYVDVDSLATYIATQNLLLNFDDISGPGKNYMLYYDLDTKKFSVLGWDYNLTFSGDATAGPDDKIGMGGGRGQGGEGQNGEGAPEGMPQMPEGMPEGMPEGMPEGMPEGMPEGMPEGMPGGGNGEEGRGGFMSGNGLKDRFLESDAFDAVYKAAYKKVYAKTFASGTAAKALDTIADQAREAAGSSKELDAAVEKLRTTVTERTTALAKNKQVAG; this is encoded by the coding sequence ATGACCGGCGACAAGCGGGACCCGGTGGTGCCGGTACGCAAACGGCGGGTGAAGGACCGGCTGCCGGTGCGGCTGCGCCACCACTGGAAGCCGGCCGGGGCGCTGTGCGCGGGACTCGCGGTGGCGGTCTACTTCTTCGGCGACGCCCGCGTGTCGCCGTACGTGACCTCCTCCTCACGGGTGGAGGCCGACGCCATCACACAGAACATCGAAGGCACTGTCGACCTCTACGACGCGTCGGTGTCCCACTCGATCCAGCTCACCTACGAGCAGACCGACTTCGACAAGATGATGAAGGAGTTCAAGGACGAGGGCACGAAGGACTACATCTCGGCCGATCTGACGATCGACGGCGTCCATCTCGAGGACGTCGGGATCCGTCTCAAGGGGAACTCCACCCTGTCGTCCCTGCGGGGCAACGGCAAGGGCATGCCCGGTGGCGGCCGGAACATGCCCGGCAACGCCGGTGGCCAGCAGGGCGGCCCGCCCGGCGCCGATCAGGGCGCGGGCGGGGGCCGGGACCGCGGCCAGAACACCGGCGGCGGTCCCGGCACCATCGAGCAGCAGCCCGGCCAGAAGACCGAGAACGGTGCGACCGGCGGCCCTCCCGCCGCCACCGCAGGCCAGGACGGTACGGCCGGGGCTCCCGCGGGCGGGCAGAAAGGCACGGGTGGGGCTGCGACCGGAGGTCAGGACAGCACCGGAGGTGCCGCCGGAGGTCAGGGCGGTACGGGCGGGGCTGCCGGTGGTAGTCAGGGCAACGCAGTCGGGGGACCCGGCGGGATGGTTCAGTACGACCTGTCCGCGAAGAAGCCCGAGGAACTGCCCTGGCTGATCAAGATCGACGAGTACATCGAAGGACGCGCCTACCAGGGCGAGCGGGAGATCTCGCTGCGCCCGGGCGCCGACGAGCAGGTGCCGTTGAACGAGGCGCTGTCGCTGTCGCTGACCAAGTCCTCCGGACAGCCTGCCGAGGCGTACAGCTTCAGCTTGGTGCAGGTGAACAACCGGCCCGCGGTTTCCCGTCTGATGGTCGACAACCCGGACACCGAGTACGCCGAGGCCATCGGCGACGGCAACGGGATGCTGTACAAAGCGCGGGCCGGCGGAAGTTTTGAGTACCGCGGGGATGACCCGTCCGACTACGAGACGTCCTTCCGCCAGCTCAACAAGGTCGGCAGCCAGGACCTGGAACCGCTCATGAAGTTGATCAAATGGACGGACAAGGCTTCCGATAAGGAGTTCGAGGAGGAACTGCACAAGTACGTCGACGTCGACTCGCTCGCCACGTACATCGCCACGCAGAACCTCCTGCTCAACTTCGACGACATCTCCGGTCCCGGTAAGAACTACATGCTCTATTACGACCTGGACACCAAGAAGTTCTCCGTCCTGGGGTGGGACTACAACCTCACCTTCTCCGGAGACGCCACCGCCGGCCCGGACGACAAAATAGGCATGGGCGGCGGCCGCGGGCAGGGAGGAGAAGGGCAGAACGGCGAAGGCGCCCCTGAAGGTATGCCCCAGATGCCGGAGGGAATGCCGGAGGGAATGCCGGAGGGAATGCCGGAGGGAATGCCGGAGGGAATGCCGGAGGGAATGCCGGAGGGAATGCCAGGTGGCGGGAACGGCGAAGAGGGCCGGGGTGGCTTCATGAGCGGGAACGGCCTGAAGGACCGGTTCCTGGAGTCCGACGCCTTCGACGCGGTCTACAAGGCGGCGTACAAGAAGGTCTACGCCAAAACCTTCGCCTCCGGTACGGCGGCCAAGGCTCTGGACACCATCGCGGACCAGGCCCGTGAGGCGGCCGGCTCTTCCAAGGAGCTGGACGCCGCCGTGGAGAAGCTGCGCACCACGGTGACCGAGCGCACCACGGCGCTTGCAAAGAACAAACAGGTCGCCGGATGA
- a CDS encoding DUF4956 domain-containing protein, with translation MNFDLQELSGTFSVADVVLAMALSFILSAVIGYTYRYTHRNVSYSQSYVQTLVIVGMVVALIMLVVGSNLARAFSLVGALSVVRFRNAVKETRDVGFIFLTMAIGMACGARFYTLAVAGAIVVCVVILVMFKFNWFALNVQRQVVKVQVPPGEDYGPAISDVLIKYTTEYELVSTETIRGGALTEVFYTVRMKKGAEPGDLVSALQERTSGQRVTVLTGYDTTDL, from the coding sequence GTGAATTTCGATCTGCAGGAACTCAGCGGGACGTTCAGCGTCGCCGACGTCGTGTTGGCGATGGCGCTGTCGTTCATCCTGAGCGCGGTGATCGGCTACACCTACCGGTACACGCACCGCAACGTGTCCTACAGCCAGTCCTACGTCCAGACCCTCGTGATCGTCGGCATGGTCGTCGCGCTGATCATGCTGGTGGTCGGCTCCAACCTGGCACGGGCGTTCTCCCTGGTCGGTGCGTTGTCGGTGGTCCGGTTCCGTAACGCGGTCAAGGAGACCCGGGACGTCGGCTTCATCTTCCTGACCATGGCGATCGGCATGGCCTGCGGTGCCCGCTTCTACACGCTGGCCGTGGCCGGCGCCATCGTGGTGTGCGTCGTCATCCTGGTCATGTTCAAGTTCAACTGGTTCGCCCTGAACGTGCAGCGGCAGGTCGTCAAGGTTCAGGTCCCGCCGGGCGAGGACTACGGCCCGGCGATCAGCGACGTCCTGATCAAGTACACGACTGAGTACGAGCTGGTGAGCACCGAGACGATCCGCGGCGGCGCGTTGACCGAGGTGTTCTACACCGTGCGGATGAAGAAGGGCGCCGAGCCCGGTGATCTGGTGTCGGCGCTGCAGGAGCGTACGTCCGGGCAGCGGGTGACGGTCCTGACCGGTTACGACACCACGGACCTGTGA
- a CDS encoding polyphosphate polymerase domain-containing protein, whose product MSRAAGAEEDGQPLHVASRLHAFNRFELKYLVPVEQAAEIRDELGERMDRDLNSPVGGYGVWSLYYDTPQLRFYWEKIEGLKFRRKLRIRHYGDLDGVTDESPVCVEIKQRVNRVTQKRRITLPYGVARRLCDGREMVDHSAKESAFIQEVLDLIVRLNLQPTAITGYQREALVGRNADTGLRVTFDRRVRGRDRDLHFGTPTPENRFTIPPHMSVMEIKVNERTPHWITDLTARRNLNLVRISKYVQSVEAFGLAPRSVFHINEADFPPPSPVEQQSHTLLKAGAQ is encoded by the coding sequence GTGTCACGAGCCGCAGGGGCAGAAGAGGACGGGCAGCCGCTGCATGTGGCCAGCAGGCTGCATGCGTTCAACCGGTTCGAGTTGAAGTATCTGGTGCCGGTCGAGCAGGCCGCGGAGATCCGGGATGAGCTGGGTGAGCGGATGGACCGTGATCTCAACAGCCCGGTGGGCGGCTACGGCGTGTGGAGCTTGTACTACGACACTCCACAGCTGCGGTTCTACTGGGAGAAGATCGAGGGGCTGAAGTTCCGCCGCAAGCTGCGGATCCGTCACTACGGAGATCTCGACGGGGTCACCGACGAGTCGCCGGTGTGCGTGGAGATCAAGCAGCGCGTCAACCGGGTCACGCAGAAGCGGCGGATCACCCTGCCGTACGGAGTGGCGCGGCGCCTGTGCGACGGCCGCGAGATGGTCGACCACAGTGCGAAGGAGAGCGCCTTCATCCAGGAAGTGCTTGACCTGATTGTACGGCTGAATCTGCAGCCCACCGCGATCACCGGCTACCAGCGTGAGGCTCTGGTGGGCCGGAACGCCGACACCGGTCTGCGGGTCACCTTCGACCGGCGCGTACGCGGCCGGGACCGGGACCTCCACTTCGGCACGCCCACCCCGGAGAACCGGTTCACCATCCCGCCGCACATGTCGGTGATGGAGATCAAGGTGAACGAGCGCACCCCGCACTGGATCACCGATCTGACGGCCCGACGCAACCTCAACCTGGTCCGGATCTCCAAGTACGTCCAGTCCGTCGAGGCGTTCGGCCTCGCGCCGCGCTCGGTCTTCCACATCAATGAGGCGGACTTCCCGCCGCCTTCCCCCGTCGAGCAGCAGTCGCACACGCTGCTGAAAGCAGGAGCACAGTGA
- a CDS encoding NADPH-dependent F420 reductase, whose amino-acid sequence MKIGVLGTGNMADALATHWARAGHEVVVGRRDENKAQQLAARIGGGVRHGSLHAAAEFGEVVLAALPYGAGEDVAERLRAALNGKVLLDCSNPVGPGFRLLTDNGISAARRLAAAAPGAHVVKAFNLCHENVWRMNPPVFDGRPLAVPVCGDDEAALALVRELVRDVGCEPVAGGGLERAGLVEATAALFIWLWVGEGADAQTIAPPLACAAGPER is encoded by the coding sequence ATGAAGATCGGCGTGCTGGGAACGGGCAACATGGCGGACGCGCTCGCCACGCACTGGGCGCGGGCAGGGCACGAGGTGGTCGTGGGGAGACGGGACGAAAACAAGGCACAGCAGCTCGCGGCTCGCATCGGGGGCGGCGTGCGGCACGGGAGTCTGCACGCGGCGGCCGAGTTCGGTGAAGTGGTACTCGCCGCGCTGCCGTACGGCGCGGGGGAGGATGTGGCGGAGAGGCTGCGCGCGGCCCTGAACGGGAAGGTGTTGCTCGACTGCTCCAATCCGGTCGGGCCCGGCTTCCGTCTGCTGACGGACAACGGCATCTCGGCGGCGCGACGACTGGCCGCGGCAGCACCCGGCGCCCATGTCGTCAAGGCGTTCAACCTCTGCCACGAGAACGTGTGGCGCATGAACCCGCCCGTCTTCGACGGACGCCCCCTCGCCGTTCCGGTCTGCGGGGACGACGAGGCAGCACTCGCGCTCGTACGCGAGCTGGTGCGGGACGTGGGCTGCGAGCCGGTGGCCGGGGGCGGACTCGAACGGGCGGGGCTGGTGGAGGCGACCGCCGCGCTGTTCATCTGGCTGTGGGTCGGCGAGGGCGCGGATGCCCAGACGATCGCACCGCCGTTGGCCTGTGCGGCGGGCCCCGAGAGGTGA
- a CDS encoding MBL fold metallo-hydrolase, whose amino-acid sequence MTQVTDHGGGVHSIKVPIPDNPLGHTLVHVLDTDRGPVLIDTGWDDPEAWDTLVDGLAAVGVGVGDIHGVVITHHHPDHHGLSGQVREASGAWIAMHAADTAIVRRTRESGPGTWLTYLSAKLTAVGAPEEHLAPLRAAAAARGGRMRTLPGLRAALPDREIVPGELLGLAGRRLRAIWTPGHTPGHVCLHLEEEHPGNLPGRGRLFSGDHLLPGISPHIGLYEDPDDATVTDPLGDYLDSLERIGRLGVAEVLPAHQHAFTDAAARVQQLLDHHEERLTGLLGLLAAPLTPWELAERMEWNRPWEQIPHGSRNIAVSEAEAHLRRLVKLGRAEAVAGSEPVTYIAV is encoded by the coding sequence ATGACACAGGTGACCGACCACGGCGGGGGCGTGCACAGCATCAAGGTCCCCATCCCGGACAATCCGCTCGGCCACACCCTTGTGCATGTCCTCGACACCGATCGCGGACCGGTCCTGATCGACACGGGCTGGGACGATCCGGAGGCGTGGGACACGCTCGTCGACGGGCTCGCCGCCGTCGGGGTGGGTGTCGGCGACATCCACGGTGTGGTCATCACCCACCACCATCCCGACCACCACGGTCTCTCCGGGCAGGTGCGCGAGGCGTCCGGTGCCTGGATCGCCATGCATGCGGCGGACACCGCGATCGTGCGCCGGACCCGTGAGTCCGGGCCGGGCACCTGGCTGACGTATCTCTCGGCGAAGCTCACCGCGGTCGGCGCACCCGAGGAACATCTCGCGCCGCTGCGGGCCGCCGCCGCGGCGAGAGGTGGCCGGATGCGTACCCTGCCCGGGCTGCGGGCCGCGCTTCCGGACCGGGAGATCGTGCCCGGTGAGCTCCTCGGCCTGGCGGGCCGCAGGCTGCGGGCCATCTGGACGCCGGGGCACACGCCCGGCCATGTCTGCCTGCATCTGGAGGAGGAGCATCCGGGGAATCTGCCCGGCCGGGGACGGCTCTTCTCCGGGGATCATCTGCTGCCGGGGATCAGTCCGCACATCGGGTTGTACGAGGACCCGGACGACGCGACCGTGACCGACCCTCTCGGGGACTACCTCGACTCCCTGGAGCGCATCGGCAGGCTCGGGGTCGCCGAGGTGCTGCCCGCCCATCAGCACGCGTTCACGGATGCCGCGGCGCGCGTGCAGCAACTCCTGGACCATCACGAGGAGCGGCTGACCGGGCTGCTCGGCCTGCTGGCCGCCCCGCTCACGCCGTGGGAGCTGGCCGAGCGGATGGAGTGGAACCGGCCCTGGGAGCAGATCCCGCACGGCTCGCGGAACATCGCCGTTTCGGAGGCGGAGGCGCATCTGCGGCGGCTGGTGAAGCTGGGGCGCGCGGAGGCGGTGGCGGGGAGCGAGCCGGTTACGTACATCGCGGTGTGA
- a CDS encoding LacI family DNA-binding transcriptional regulator: MRQRPTIADVARRAGVSRSSVSFALNDRPGLAKETKARILAAAEELGWTPSRPARALSLGKAGALGLVVTREPGLIGADPFFPAFIAGVESVLAERGDGLVLHVTPADQERDVYERLSADRRVDGVLLTDIRQDDPRPALLTALCLPAVAVGRRDWVDGPCAVTLDDRPAFVAAIRRLAELGHRRIAHVEGPQEFRHAQHRRAAWADTLRELGLPEGPLRPGGFTAEGGAAATRELLALDTPPTAIVYGNDLAATAGLAVAQELGVPVPGRLSIVGYDDTMLAQYTHPPLTSARVDAQGWGAAAARALDAVIADGSAPDVELPPAEFLPRGSIGPAPRD; this comes from the coding sequence ATGAGGCAGCGGCCCACCATCGCTGATGTGGCGCGACGCGCAGGCGTCTCCCGTAGCTCGGTGTCCTTCGCGCTCAACGACCGGCCCGGTCTCGCCAAGGAGACCAAGGCGCGCATCCTGGCCGCCGCCGAGGAGCTCGGGTGGACGCCCAGCCGGCCGGCGCGGGCGCTGTCGCTCGGCAAGGCGGGGGCTCTCGGTCTTGTGGTGACCCGCGAGCCGGGACTCATCGGCGCGGACCCCTTCTTCCCGGCCTTCATCGCAGGTGTGGAGTCCGTACTCGCCGAGCGCGGCGACGGCCTCGTCCTGCACGTCACCCCGGCCGACCAGGAGCGCGATGTGTACGAGCGCCTCTCGGCCGACCGGCGCGTCGACGGCGTACTGCTGACCGACATCCGCCAGGACGATCCGCGTCCCGCCCTGCTCACCGCACTCTGTCTGCCCGCCGTCGCGGTGGGCCGCCGCGACTGGGTCGACGGGCCGTGCGCGGTCACGCTCGACGACCGGCCCGCGTTCGTCGCCGCGATCCGCCGCCTGGCCGAGCTGGGCCACCGCCGCATCGCGCACGTGGAAGGTCCCCAGGAGTTCCGGCACGCACAGCACCGCCGCGCCGCCTGGGCGGACACCCTGCGCGAACTCGGCCTGCCCGAGGGCCCGTTGCGTCCCGGCGGCTTCACCGCCGAGGGCGGCGCCGCGGCCACCCGCGAGCTGCTGGCCCTCGACACACCGCCCACCGCGATCGTCTACGGCAACGACCTGGCGGCCACCGCCGGTCTGGCCGTCGCCCAGGAGCTGGGCGTGCCGGTCCCCGGCCGGCTCTCCATCGTCGGCTACGACGACACCATGCTGGCCCAGTACACCCACCCTCCCCTGACCTCCGCCCGCGTGGACGCCCAGGGCTGGGGAGCGGCGGCCGCCCGCGCGCTCGACGCGGTGATCGCCGACGGCAGCGCCCCCGATGTGGAGCTGCCGCCCGCCGAATTCCTGCCACGAGGCTCGATCGGTCCCGCACCGCGCGACTAG